One Pyrococcus furiosus DSM 3638 genomic region harbors:
- a CDS encoding 1,4-alpha-glucan branching protein, with protein sequence MRGYLTFVLHSHIPYVRKHGKWPFGEEWVFEAIAETYIPLLMEFEKLRNKGVNFKLVISFSPVLLEQLNDEYMKKEFEKYITRKLELMKEDLTKYTNDQLKKAIAYMITYFEDVYRYWKEINGDIIGKFREFQEAGYLEIITSAATHGYLPLLGRDEAIEGQIANAIKTYEKYFQRRPRGMWLPECAYRPDGYWRSPSTGEVVWRKGIEHFLKKYGIDYFFVESHLIDEGPATSKYGEILPEKTKKSTLRPYFLKNGIAVFARNRETGIQVWSADIGYPGDFWYREFHKKAEKSGGQYWRVTSKEIDLGGKEPYVPEKAMERVEEHARHFISLVSSLLEEFKKKEGEYGIVVAPYDTELFGHWWFEGVKWLGKVLELAEKLGIKTTTISEFLDNFDGKRYEIELPEGSWGMFGTHYTWWNPEVEWTWPIIHLAEDRMVALASKYLGRDELTDRTLDQLGRELLLIESSDWQFLITTKQAKKYAKKRILEHAHIFHRLANSLEVYVKTGEFPEMELLEEAEDKDNVFHPIVIEPYVSEVPPEVPEYIEPPQIPKEEEDKERGKFSSGQSMGRDFEEFLLSIKGIGPKTIEKLKKVGITKPEDFLNWKIEELAKKARVPKKRLERIYRRLRALL encoded by the coding sequence ATGAGAGGATACTTAACTTTTGTCTTACACTCCCATATACCTTATGTAAGAAAGCACGGAAAGTGGCCCTTTGGGGAAGAGTGGGTTTTTGAGGCTATTGCAGAAACATACATTCCTCTACTTATGGAGTTTGAAAAGTTGCGCAACAAAGGTGTAAACTTCAAACTCGTTATAAGCTTCTCTCCAGTGCTATTGGAGCAACTAAACGACGAATACATGAAAAAAGAGTTCGAAAAGTATATCACTAGAAAATTAGAGCTTATGAAAGAAGATCTTACAAAATACACGAACGATCAATTGAAAAAAGCAATAGCCTACATGATAACATACTTTGAAGATGTTTATAGGTATTGGAAGGAAATTAATGGCGACATTATAGGAAAATTTAGAGAATTCCAAGAAGCAGGTTACCTTGAAATAATAACATCAGCTGCAACTCATGGATACCTCCCACTTTTGGGAAGGGATGAAGCTATCGAAGGTCAAATTGCAAATGCGATAAAGACTTACGAAAAGTATTTCCAGAGAAGGCCCAGAGGAATGTGGTTACCCGAGTGTGCATACAGGCCTGATGGATACTGGAGAAGCCCGAGTACAGGAGAGGTAGTTTGGAGGAAGGGAATTGAGCACTTCCTTAAGAAGTATGGGATAGACTACTTTTTCGTGGAGAGTCATCTAATTGACGAAGGACCAGCTACTTCCAAGTACGGGGAGATTTTACCCGAAAAAACCAAGAAGTCGACGCTAAGACCCTACTTCCTTAAAAATGGAATTGCCGTTTTTGCAAGAAATAGAGAAACGGGGATTCAAGTGTGGAGCGCAGACATAGGGTACCCAGGAGACTTCTGGTATAGAGAATTCCACAAGAAGGCCGAGAAAAGTGGAGGACAGTATTGGAGGGTTACATCTAAGGAGATTGACCTTGGAGGAAAAGAGCCCTATGTGCCAGAAAAGGCCATGGAAAGAGTTGAAGAACATGCAAGGCACTTTATATCATTGGTATCCTCCCTTCTAGAAGAATTCAAGAAAAAAGAAGGAGAATATGGAATAGTAGTTGCTCCCTATGATACCGAACTATTTGGACACTGGTGGTTCGAGGGGGTTAAGTGGTTAGGAAAAGTTTTGGAGCTTGCCGAGAAGCTAGGAATTAAGACTACGACAATATCCGAATTTCTAGACAACTTCGATGGTAAAAGGTATGAAATAGAGCTACCTGAAGGCTCCTGGGGAATGTTCGGAACTCACTATACATGGTGGAACCCAGAAGTTGAGTGGACATGGCCAATAATCCACTTGGCGGAAGATAGAATGGTGGCATTAGCTAGCAAATACCTTGGAAGAGACGAGCTAACAGATAGGACATTGGATCAGCTTGGCAGAGAGCTTCTTCTTATTGAATCAAGTGACTGGCAGTTCTTAATAACAACAAAGCAGGCAAAGAAATATGCCAAAAAGAGGATTCTCGAGCACGCCCACATTTTCCACAGGCTTGCAAATTCCCTGGAAGTGTATGTAAAAACTGGGGAATTTCCGGAGATGGAACTTCTCGAAGAAGCAGAAGATAAAGACAATGTCTTCCATCCAATAGTTATAGAGCCATATGTTAGTGAAGTTCCGCCTGAAGTTCCAGAATACATTGAGCCTCCCCAGATTCCCAAAGAGGAAGAAGATAAAGAGAGAGGAAAATTTTCAAGTGGCCAGAGCATGGGCAGAGACTTCGAAGAATTTTTGCTCTCCATAAAGGGAATTGGTCCAAAGACCATAGAAAAGCTCAAGAAGGTAGGTATAACGAAGCCTGAAGACTTCCTTAATTGGAAGATAGAGGAGCTTGCCAAAAAAGCAAGAGTTCCAAAAAAGAGATTAGAAAGGATCTATAGGAGATTAAGAGCTCTTCTTTAG